Part of the Flavobacterium alkalisoli genome is shown below.
TTACATGCTTCTTACAATTGTAGGTGGTTTTATATTCCTTGGTTCTCAGGCTTGGGAGTGGAAAAACTTCATTAAAGGTGAGTACGGAGCTATAGAGACTAAAGGTGGTGCTATACTTCAGTTTGTAACTAAAGTAGAAGACGGTAGCTATGAAAGAGTTAAGCTTGCTGATTTTGCGGCTCATTTAGAAACAGACAGAGTTAACAATACCAGAAGCAATGGTATTTGGTTTGAAGAGTCGTCTGATTTACCATCTGTTAGTTTAGATGAAGTTGTTAAAGGTTTTGAAGCTCATCCTGAAATTTTAGTGAGAACTGAAATGATTAAGGATAAACATAAAACTGTACTTTCAAGAGAGGAGTCTTTAGTAAGAATGAAAGACGCTCAAATTGTGGTTGAAGGTGCTAACCTGGAAAGAAACGAATACGGTCATAAACTTTTTGCTGATTTCTTCTTCTTTATTACAGGTTTCCCACGGTTTCCACGTATTCTCTGGGGTAATGATTAATGTTCTTATCTTCCTTAATGTTATTTTAGGTACTTATGAGAAGAGAAGAAGTTATGAGATGGTTGAGAAAGTAGGTCTTTACTGGCACTTTGTAGACTTAGTTTGGGTGTTTGTATTTACATTCTTCTATCTTGTTTAATAGTAAAAAAGTATAATTATCATGGCACATACTCACGAATCTAATACAAAAAGAATTTGGTTTGTTTTTGGTTTACTGTCTGTAATCACTGTTGTAGAGGTTGCATTAGGTATTGCAAAACCGGATTTCTTATATAAAACAGACCTTTTCAATATGCATTTATTGAACTGGATATTTATAATACTAACTGTAGCAAAAGCTTATTATATCATGTGGGCCTTCATGCACCTTGAAGGAGAGAAGGCGAACCTAAGATGGTCTATTGTAGCCCCACTGGTATTTTTAATTATCTATTTAGTGTTCATCTTACTTATAGAAGGTAATTATGTATTTGATGTGTTCAAGGGATCTCAATATAAATGGATCTTCTAATACACATATTAACTATAAAAAAGGCGGTTTTTCAACCGCCTTTTTTTAATTTTGTACCCGGAAACTTCCTGATATGAAAAAAAAGATTGTCCTTATAAGTCTGCTTATACTTCCTATTACTGCCTACATTTATTTTTCAATGGTTAAGCATAATTCACTTTATTTATCTGTACTGGTAAAAAATGTGGATGAGCTTCCCGCGGGAACATCATTAAGCGGTGAGCCTGTTTTACTTGAAAACAAAATTTCGATTGTTGGCTTTCCGGGGAGTGATATACTTAAAAGAAAAGAAAGCCTTTTTAATCTTAACCAGAAAATTGCAAACAAGTACGAAGAGTTTGATGATTTTCAAATGGTAATGCTTGTTCCTAAAGGCAGCGATGAGCAGGTTGAAAAGGTAATAAGTGACCTGAAGGTTATGAGCGATCTTTCTAAATGGAAATTTTTGTTTGCAGATCCGGAACAGATAGCATCATTTCATAGCTCATTACAAACAGCTCAGCCCCTTGATGCCGATTTAGGTTCATTTTATGTTTATATCATAGATAAAAAAAGAGACCTTAGGGGACGTAATGGTGAAGGTAAGAAAGGAAAAGGCAAGGATATGATAGACGGATACAATACTTTTTCGGCTTCCGAGCTTCATAATGAAATGACCGATGATGTAAAAATCCTTTTAAGAGAATATAGGCTTGCCCTAAAGAGAAATGAGGGTAAAGGAGTGAAGAGAAAAATCTAATTACAATGAAAAATAAATATTCATATATAGGTATATCATTTATAGTCCTGGTTTTTGGTATATGGGCCGTAAAAGAAATAGGCAACCGTTTTAAAAGGTCAGATTTGTTTGAGGTTGGTCCGGTGCCGTCTTTTGAACTTACAGATCAGGACAACAAAAAGATTACCGATAAGGATTATAAGGGCAAGGTATATGTTGTTGAGTTCTTCTTCTCTACCTGCCCTACCATTTGTCCTGTTATGAATCAGAATATGCTTAAACTGCAGGATAAGTTTTATGGTAATCCAGAGTTTGGTATTGCTTCTATAACTATTAATCCGGAATATGATACTACTGAGGTTTTAAAAAAACATGCCGAAGCATTAGGGGTAAAACATTACAATTGGCATTTTTTAACCGGAGACAGAGACTATATTTATAATCTGGCCAATACAGGTTTTAATGTTTATGCAGGCCAAAACAAGAATGCACCGGGTGGATTTGAACATTCGGGGCTTTTTGCACTTGTGGATAAGGAAGGTAATATCCGTTGCAGGAAAGACCAATACGGTAATCCTATAATGTATTATGACGGGACTGCAGAAACTGGTGTAAAAGAGATTAAAGAGGATATTGAAAAATTATTAGAAGAATAATATGGAGACAGTAACATCAGAAAGCATTGAGAAGAAATACAGGGTTTGGATTATTGTCCTGTCTGTTGCCATTCCGGTGGTTGTAGCAATCCTTTTTGGGATTAAGCTTAAAGATTTAGGTTTTGATGTAGAGCCTCTTTATTTTTTACCTCCTATATATGCGGGAATCAATGGGCTTACGGCAGTAGTTTTAATTACGGCGGTTATGGCGGTAAGAAGAGGTAAGCTGAAACTTCATGAAAATCTTATGAAGTTTGCTATTACCCTTTCATGCCTGTTTCTGGCTATGTATGTGGCTTATCATATGACGGCTGATTCTACAGTATTTGGTGACTTTAACCATAATGGTGTGCTGGAACTTTCAGAACAGAATAAGGTTGGTTTTTCAAGATACATTTACCTGTTCATATTACTGTTTCATATTGCGCTTTCCATAATAATAATACCATTGGTATTGCTTACTTATGTAAGGGCGCTTTCAAAGAGTTTTTACAGACATAAAAAGTTAGCGCGCATTACTTACCCGTTATGGCTTTATGTAGCTGTTACAGGAGTTATAGTGTATCTTATGATATCGCCTTATTATAACTACTAAAAAGATGTTTGATGAGTAAGAGAGTTATAAATTTCGGGATTGTGTTTTTTGCTCTGCTGCTGTCAGTGCAGGCAAATGCACAGTGTGCTATGTGCAGGGCATCGCTCGAGAGCAGTGACGGAGGAATTAAGCCGGAAGCAGTGAATGACGGAATTGTATACTTAATGATTTTTCCGTACCTGTTGGTTGGTCTTGTAGGTTATGCGGTTTACCGGTTAAGAAAAAAGAAAACAACAAATACTACAGAATAATATAAAAATAGACGGCTACTTAAGGCCGTCTATTTTTATATCCATCTTACCCGAAGTTTTTATAAAGGCTATTATGGCATTGTCGGTGAGTTCGATCTTGTCGAACTCAAAATCATTTAAGTTGCCGTTTACAAATATTCCTGTCATAGGGGAGTAGTTGTTTAGGTAAGGACTAAGGCTCTTTTTACCCTCTTCCAGATTTTCTGTTATACTATAACGGCAGTTTTCCTGTATTTTTCTTAGTACTGTACCTTCTGCAAGCCAGTTGGCGGTTTTCATTAGTACGCTTTTTGTGTCGAGTACATAATCCAGCTTGTCAAAATAAATTTCTTTTGTAGTGGCATTGTAGCTAGGGTACCCTGACAGGTAAACAGTACCGTTAATACTGCCCGACATATTAAGGGCTATTATCATTTTGCCATCCTTATGCCAAAGGTCAACTTTATTTACAAGGACTTTTCTGCTGCCGGAACCAAATTCCTGTCCCTGAAAGTTCTTGGTCATTATTTTTGAGGCATTCTCATAGGTAGATATACCGGCAACCACTACATTAATCTTATCCGGCATTTTGCTTACTGCCTTTAGTACTACATTATCCTTTTTAAAAGTGCTTACGGGTTTTTGACCTATTATGGTTTGCATGGTACATTTAAGCCCCATGTCCATTGTAATTTGTTTTTTTGATAATACGGCATCGGTTACATATAACTCAACGGGAGTAAGCATAAACCATGCTTCATACTGTTCGTTAGATAGGAATGGAGTGCTTATTTTTTGAAGCGCATCCAATACCTGTGGTTTAAAATCGGTAGTATTGGCAATGGCATCATCCAGCATCTGTTCTATTTTCGATTTAAACAGTTTTACCGCAGGGTTTATAAGATAGGTAATGGCTACTTTTTGTCCTGCGATTGTAGTGGTGGGGCTTTCCTGCCATTTAAGGCTTTCCAGTGTTGTAACTGTTGATAGTTTCCAGTTCTTAAGGCCTACTTTGCTGTCGAGGGTTACAATGGCATTTAGGTCAAAATCCCTTACATCTTTAAGTGATACACCCAGTGCTGTTGTGCCGTATTTTACCTTTGCGCTTATTTTTATGGGTAAGATAGATTGTAGTCTGCCTTTTTGTTCGGTAAACTTAATAGGGGCGGTTTTCCATATTTTAAGGGTTATGTCATCATCATTTATGTTGTTGTCTTCATAAATAAGTCCGGTAAAGAATTTGTTTAGCTGGTTTTCTATATCGCTAACCGATATGGTTACCGGCATGTTTACAAACGAAGTAGTTGTTTGGTAAACAGCAGGAGTGTTTGTAGAGGGTTCGGGTTTTAAGGCTTCAATACGCTTAGCGGTGGAACATCCCGACAATATAATTACCAATGTGCTTAAGGCAAACAACTTTTTCATGGTTTGTTGAAAATTTTAGCGCAAAATTAATGCTAAAATTGTAACTTTTTACGTTCTTAATCGACTAAAACTATAGTGAATAAGGTTATTTTCTTTGCAGAAAATAAATACCTTTGTAAAACCCGTATTATTTACGCCGATGAAAACCAACTTTAGAACAGCCTTATTATTAATCCTATTGTTTTCAGCCTTAACTTCTAAAGCTCAGGAGAAAAAGTGGACTTTAGAAGAGTGTGTAAATTATGCACTTCAGCATAACATATCCATCAGGGAGGCTGAGCTGGATGCCCAGCTTGCCGAAGTGAATAAGAGTGATGCTTACGGGAATTTTTTACCTAACGTAAATGCCAATGCAAGCCATTTTTGGAATATAGGTTTAACACAAAGTATTACCGGAATCTTAGAGCAGCAAACTACGCAGTTTACCAATGCAGGATTGAGTGCGGGGGTAGATTTGTATAAAGGGCTTCAAAATCAAAAGCAATACCGCAGGCAAAAAATGGCTCTTGTAGCGAGCCAGTACCAGTTGGTTAAAATGCAGGAAGATGTGTCACTTAATGTTGCTAATGCTTTTTTAGAGGTGCTTTTTAATAAAGAGAACCTTAAAGTGCAAAAGGAACAGCTGCAGGTAGACCTTGATCAGGCAGAGCGTACTGAAGACCTGGTTGATGGTGGCATGGTGCCAAGAGGTGATCTTTTAGATATTCAGGCAACCGTAGCTGCCGACAGGCAAAAGGTTATTCAGTCGGAAAACCAGTTGTTGATTTCCAAGCTAAGCCTTGCGCAGTTACTACAGCTTGAGGAGTTCTGGAAATTTGATATTGCCGATGAGGAATATGATTTGGGCGAGCCCGAGGTGATGCTTAATACTCCAATGGAGGTTTATAACAAGGCAAGAGACCTTCGTACAGAGATAAAAATCGCTAAAGCTAATCTTGAAATCGCTGAACAGGATGTGAAAATTGCAAGAGCCGCTTACCAGCCTACACTTACCGGTTTTTATAATTTGAACACCAGGGTAACCTATGCCGATTATTCTTCTTTTGAAAACGGTCAGGTGGTAAGTATTACGCCTCCGCCATTTTGGAATCAGTTTTGGGATAACAAAGGTCACTCTTTCGGATTTCAGTTAAACATCCCTATATTTAATGGGTTTGCTACGAGAAACAATTTAAGAAAATCTAAAATAGCATTAGAGAGATCTAAAATAGCTTACGAAAGACAGGAACTGGACCTTCAGCGTAATGTATATACTGCCTATACTGATGTACAGGGGGCACAAAAAGCTTATGAAGCGGCTGTTTCAGCGGCAGAGGCAAGATCACAGGCCTTAGAATATGCCAAGGAGCGTTATGAGGTAGGACTTATAAATATTTTCGACCTAAACCAGGCACAAACACTTTCGGTTAATGCACAAAGCGAAGTGCTTAGGGCTAAATATGATTATATCTTTAAAATTAAAATATTAGATTTCTATTTCGGGATACCAATTACTCAAAACTAAAACTATGTCTAAAAAAACGCTATATTATTTATTAGGAGGAATTGTTTTTATTGTCGGGCTGCTTGTTGTGCTTAAAAAATCGGGTACGATAGGTAATAACGATGAAGGTAAAGAGGTTGAAACCGAAAAAGTAAGCCAGATAACACTTACCGAAACAGTTTCGGCTACCGGAAAAGTACAACCTGAAATAGAAGTTAAAATATCATCGGAAGTATCGGGAGAAATTATTGAGCTTCCTATAAAAGAGGGTCAACCTATTAAAAAAGGTGACTTGCTGGTAAGGATTAATCCTGACTTATATGAGTCCGGAGTTAGCAGAAGCGCTGCGGCACTTTCTACAGCTAAGGCTGGGTTGAGCCAGGCAGAAGCACAGCTTAAGGAAGCTAAAGCAAACTACGACAGGAATCAGGCACTATTTAATAAAGGTGTAATCTCTAAGTCGGAGTGGGATAAGATTGTTTCTGCTTATGAGGTAGCTGTTGCCAGCAAGCAATCGGCCTATTTTAATGTACAGAGTGCAGGTGCTACTGTAAGTGAGGCGCGTGATAACCTTAACAGGACAACCATTTATTCTCCGGTTGACGGTACAATCTCTAAGCTGGACGCCGAACTGGGAGAGCGAGTTGTGGGTACACAGCAAATGGCCGGTACCGAAATTTTAAGGGTGGCCAACCTTAACAATATGGAGGTAGAGGTTGATGTTAATGAAAATGATATTGTAAAAGTTGAAATAGGTGACGAGGCCAAAATAGAAGTTGATGCTTACCTTAAAAGAGAATTTAAAGGTGTAGTGACAAGTATATCAAATTCGGCAAGCAGTGAGCTTACGGCCGATCAGGTTACTAATTTCAAAGTTAAGGTAAGGATACTTAAAGAGTCGTATGAAGATATGACTAAAGGTAAGCCGTCTAACTACTCGCCATTTAGGCCGGGAATGACTGCTACAGTTGAAATTATTACTGAACGCAAAGAAAATATAATGGCAGTGCCTATTAGTGCGGTGGTAATTAAAACAGATACAACTTCTGCTAAAAAAGATGTTCTTGAAGAGTTGGAGCGTAAAGAGAAGGAACAAAAAACAGGAAAGCTGGATGAGCGTTTTGAATGTGTATTTGTGAATGAAGGAGGTAAAGCAGTTTTAAGGCCTATTACAACAGGTATACAGGATGATACTAATATAGAGGTGGTAAAAGGTCTTAAAAAAGGAGAGGAAGTTATTACTGGGCCTTATACATTGGTGTCTAAAGAACTTAACCCGGGAGACAAAGTAAAATCAAAACCTAAAAAATAATATCAGGATAAGTTAATGGCTTTGATACTTAATATTGAAACAGCTACCAGAAATTGTTCGGTAGCGCTTTCACTTAAT
Proteins encoded:
- a CDS encoding cytochrome C oxidase subunit IV family protein, which translates into the protein MAHTHESNTKRIWFVFGLLSVITVVEVALGIAKPDFLYKTDLFNMHLLNWIFIILTVAKAYYIMWAFMHLEGEKANLRWSIVAPLVFLIIYLVFILLIEGNYVFDVFKGSQYKWIF
- a CDS encoding SCO family protein, with translation MKNKYSYIGISFIVLVFGIWAVKEIGNRFKRSDLFEVGPVPSFELTDQDNKKITDKDYKGKVYVVEFFFSTCPTICPVMNQNMLKLQDKFYGNPEFGIASITINPEYDTTEVLKKHAEALGVKHYNWHFLTGDRDYIYNLANTGFNVYAGQNKNAPGGFEHSGLFALVDKEGNIRCRKDQYGNPIMYYDGTAETGVKEIKEDIEKLLEE
- a CDS encoding DUF420 domain-containing protein; this encodes METVTSESIEKKYRVWIIVLSVAIPVVVAILFGIKLKDLGFDVEPLYFLPPIYAGINGLTAVVLITAVMAVRRGKLKLHENLMKFAITLSCLFLAMYVAYHMTADSTVFGDFNHNGVLELSEQNKVGFSRYIYLFILLFHIALSIIIIPLVLLTYVRALSKSFYRHKKLARITYPLWLYVAVTGVIVYLMISPYYNY
- a CDS encoding DUF4403 family protein; this encodes MKKLFALSTLVIILSGCSTAKRIEALKPEPSTNTPAVYQTTTSFVNMPVTISVSDIENQLNKFFTGLIYEDNNINDDDITLKIWKTAPIKFTEQKGRLQSILPIKISAKVKYGTTALGVSLKDVRDFDLNAIVTLDSKVGLKNWKLSTVTTLESLKWQESPTTTIAGQKVAITYLINPAVKLFKSKIEQMLDDAIANTTDFKPQVLDALQKISTPFLSNEQYEAWFMLTPVELYVTDAVLSKKQITMDMGLKCTMQTIIGQKPVSTFKKDNVVLKAVSKMPDKINVVVAGISTYENASKIMTKNFQGQEFGSGSRKVLVNKVDLWHKDGKMIIALNMSGSINGTVYLSGYPSYNATTKEIYFDKLDYVLDTKSVLMKTANWLAEGTVLRKIQENCRYSITENLEEGKKSLSPYLNNYSPMTGIFVNGNLNDFEFDKIELTDNAIIAFIKTSGKMDIKIDGLK
- a CDS encoding TolC family protein, with product MKTNFRTALLLILLFSALTSKAQEKKWTLEECVNYALQHNISIREAELDAQLAEVNKSDAYGNFLPNVNANASHFWNIGLTQSITGILEQQTTQFTNAGLSAGVDLYKGLQNQKQYRRQKMALVASQYQLVKMQEDVSLNVANAFLEVLFNKENLKVQKEQLQVDLDQAERTEDLVDGGMVPRGDLLDIQATVAADRQKVIQSENQLLISKLSLAQLLQLEEFWKFDIADEEYDLGEPEVMLNTPMEVYNKARDLRTEIKIAKANLEIAEQDVKIARAAYQPTLTGFYNLNTRVTYADYSSFENGQVVSITPPPFWNQFWDNKGHSFGFQLNIPIFNGFATRNNLRKSKIALERSKIAYERQELDLQRNVYTAYTDVQGAQKAYEAAVSAAEARSQALEYAKERYEVGLINIFDLNQAQTLSVNAQSEVLRAKYDYIFKIKILDFYFGIPITQN
- a CDS encoding efflux RND transporter periplasmic adaptor subunit, translating into MSKKTLYYLLGGIVFIVGLLVVLKKSGTIGNNDEGKEVETEKVSQITLTETVSATGKVQPEIEVKISSEVSGEIIELPIKEGQPIKKGDLLVRINPDLYESGVSRSAAALSTAKAGLSQAEAQLKEAKANYDRNQALFNKGVISKSEWDKIVSAYEVAVASKQSAYFNVQSAGATVSEARDNLNRTTIYSPVDGTISKLDAELGERVVGTQQMAGTEILRVANLNNMEVEVDVNENDIVKVEIGDEAKIEVDAYLKREFKGVVTSISNSASSELTADQVTNFKVKVRILKESYEDMTKGKPSNYSPFRPGMTATVEIITERKENIMAVPISAVVIKTDTTSAKKDVLEELERKEKEQKTGKLDERFECVFVNEGGKAVLRPITTGIQDDTNIEVVKGLKKGEEVITGPYTLVSKELNPGDKVKSKPKK